The DNA region ACCAGGAATCGGGAGTCTTGTCCTGACCCCGTGGAGGTCAGCCTTCCCTCCCAGGAAAGAGAATCTACACAAGCCCAAAATAAAAGAAAAACTTCACTTATATACGGAAGGGAAGAGGGGCCCCGCCGCCCCCCTCACCCTTCCTCATCCCTCGTCTTCCACGACCTCCACGCCCACCTCGGCGAGCTGGCGCGGGTCGACCCGGGAGGGGGCGTGCGCCATCAGGTCGGCGCCCCGGTTGTTCTTGGGGAAGGCGATGACCTCGCGGATGCTGGAGGCCCCCGCCATCACCATCACCAGGCGGTCGAAGCCCCAGGCGATGCCGCCGTGGGGGGGCGTGCCGTACGCGAGCGCGTCGAGGAAGAACCCGAACTTCTCCTGGGCCTCTTCCGGCGAGAGCCCGATGGCCGCGAACATCTTCGACTGCACCTCCGGGTCGTGGATGCGGATCGAGCCGCCGCCCACCTCGTACCCGTTGAGCACCAGGTCGTACGCCTGCGCCCGGATCTCCCCCTGCCGGTCGGTGCCGAAGAGGGGGATGTCCTCCGGGTGCGGCGCCGTGAAGGGGTGGTGCATGTACGTCCAGGCCCCCCGCTCCTCGTCCCATTCGAGCTGCGGGAAGTCGAGCACCCACGAGACGTGGAACGCGGGCCCGCCCGCCGTCAGGTCCAGGAGGTCGCGCAGCCCCAGCCGCACCGCCCCCAGCGCGGTCACCGCCCGCTTCCACTCGCCCGCCGCGAAGAGGAGCGTTCCGCCATGAGCCACCCCGGTGCGGGAGAGCAACTCCCCGGCCCGCCCCCCCACGAAGCGGCTGATCCCGCCCGTCAACGCGTCTCCCTCGCGCCGGACCCACGCCAGCCCCCCGGCCCCGTTCTGCTTGGCGACCCGCTCCAGCTCGTCGACCTGCCGCCGGGTAAGTTCCGGGGCGGCAAGAACCTTCACGCTCCCCGCGTCCGCAAAGGCCCTGAACTCCCCGCCCCGGAAGAGGTCGGTCACGTCCACGAACTCAAGCCCGAAGCGCAGGTCCGGCTTGTCCGAGCCGTAACGGTCCATGGCCTCAAAGTAGGACAGTCGGGGAAAGGGGAGAGGCAACTCGACCCCCAGCACGTCGCGGAAGACCGTGCTCATCAGCCGCTCCTGCACCTCCAGCACGTCCTCCTGGGTGACGAAGCTCATCTCCATGTCGAGCTGGGTGAAGTCGGGCTGGCGGTCGGCGCGCAGGTCCTCGTCGCGGAAGCAGCGGGCGAGCTGGTAGTAGCGGTCAAAACCCGCGATCATCAGCAGTTGCTTGAACAGTTGCGGCGACTGCGGCAGCGCGTAGAACTCGCCCGGGTTCAGCCGCGAGGGCACCAGAAAGTCACGCGCCCCCTCGGGCGTCGAGCGGGTCAGCATCGGCGTCTCCACCTGAACAAAACCCTCGGCGTGCAAGAAGCGGGTCACCGCCGCCACCGCGTCCGAGCGCAGCATCAGGTGGCGCTGCATCTCGGGCCGCCGCAGGTCGAGGTAGCGGTACTTCAGCCGCAACTCCTCCGCGACCCCCTCCCCCTTCTCCAGCTCGAAGGGCGGGGTCTTCGCCGTGTTCAGCACCCGCAGGCGGGAGGCCACCACCTCGAAGTCCGCGAGGGCCCCCTTGCGCTGCTCCTCGGGGCGCCAGCGGAAGAGGCCCTCCACCTCCACCACGTACTCACCCCGCACCGTGTCAGCCTGGGCGAAGGCGGGCGAGTCGGGCTCGACCTCCACCTGCACGGTCCCCGAGCGGTCGCGCAGCTCGATAAAGATCAATCCGCCCAGGTCGCGGCGGCGGCTGACCCACCCCTGCAAGGTGACCGTCTGCCCCAGGTAACCCTCGTTCAGTTCGCCGACATAACAGGTGCGCTTCATGCTTGCTCCGAAAGAAAGGTGGAAAGGTCGGCAGCGGCCACCGCGCGCTGCTCCCCGGTCGCCAGGGTCTTGACGTTCAGCACGCCCCGCGCGGCCTCCTCGCTGCCGATCACGGCGGCGTAGCGGGCCCGGCGGCGGTCGGCCTCCTTGAAGGCGCTCCCCGGCTTCAGCGCCCGGTAGGCGAACTCCACCCGGGCGGCAGAGCGGGCCCCCAGCGCGAGCCGCGCCGCCAGCCCGACCCGCTCCTCGTCCATCGCCGCGAGGAAGAGCAGCGGTCCCTCCGGGGCGGGCAGCGCCACCCCCTCCGCCTCCAGCGCGAGGAGCAGCCGCTCGATCCCGAAGGCCCAGCCCACAGCGGGCACCTCCGGCCCGCCGAGTTGCGCGCTCAAACCGTCGTACCGACCCCCGCCGCCCAGCGCCGACTTCGCCCCCACCTGGGTGTGGTGCAGCTCCCAGGCGGTGCGGCGGTAGTAGTCGAGCCCGCGCACGATGGAGGGGTCGAGGTCGAAGGGCACCCTCCAGTCCGAGAGATAGCCCTGCACCGCCCCGAAGTGCGCCCGCGCCTCCTCCCCCAGGAAGTCGAGCATGGGCCGCACCCCGAGTTCGAGGGTCAGGGCCTGGTCCCCCGCGCTCTTGGAATCCAGAATCCGCATCGGGTTGCGGTCGAGGCGGTCCCGGCTGTCATCGGAGAGGCGCCCCGCGTGCGGGGTGAAGACCTCCCTCAGGTAGGCGTTGTAGGCCTCCCGGTCCGAGGGGTCGCCGATGGAGCCGAGCTTGACCCGCACGCCCGTCAGCCCCAGTTCGCGCACGACCTCCCACATCAGCCAGATCGCCTCGGCGTCCACGAGCGGGTCCGTCGAGCCCAGCACCTCGTAGTCGACCTGGTGGAACTGGCGGAGCCTGCCCTTCTGCACGTTCTCGGCGCGGAACATCGGCCCGTGGGTCCAGAGCTTGAGGGGAGAAGGAAGCTGCCTCAGCCCGTTTTGCAGGTACGCCCGCACGATGCTCGCCGTCCCTTCCGGCCGCAGGACGTACCCGCCGTGGTCCCCGAAGTAGTACACCGTGAACATCTCCTTGCGGACGATGTCGGTCGATCCCCCCACCCCCCGCCTGACCAGCTCGGCCTCCTCGAACAGCGGCGTGGCGATGAACTCCGCGCCCGAACGTTCCAGCACGCGCCGGGCCGTGTCCTGCACCTGCGCGAAGGCCGACGCCCGCACGTCGAGGCTGAGTTTGGGAGAACCCTCCGGGAGGTGGTCCTGGGTGCCCTTGGGGCGTTGCAGCGCCATAACCCCGGGAGTGTAGCAGGGAGTCGCCAGCCGTCAGCGAAGAAAAACGCCCCGGCCTATGCCCGGGCGTTGCTCGTTTTGGCTGACGGCTGAAAGCTGATCGCCGACGGTCTCCCTACTGCCTCACGCTGTACGGCAGCCCGGTCGACTGCCGCCCGCCGACCTCCACGAAGAGCCACGAGCCGCCGACCGGGGCGTCCTGCGGGATGGTCAGGACGATCTCCCCGTCGGTCCACGAGCGCACCGCCGAGGCGGGGAAGACGTACCCCCCGCGCCCCGAGGCGTCGGCGCCCAGGCGGACGCGGCCGGTGGCGGGCCCGCCCAGGTAGCGCCCCTGCACGGTCAGCGTCCCGCCCCGCGCGGCGGGCTCGGAGACCTTGATCAGGACGGGCGTGACCGTGACGCCCGCCGTGGCCTGCTGACGGGGCGCGCACGATGCCAGCGCACCCGCGAACAGTAAAGAAGCAAAGAAGAAACGCACCATACCTGGCCTCCAGGTGAGCAGTCTAATGAGCCCCAAATGACGGGTCAAACCACCCCCCCCAGTGCCGCACCAGACAGTGGTCCCCTCGCCGGGCTCGCGGGCAAGCAGGTCCTGCTCGTCTTCAACCCCAGAAGCGGCCAGGGCGAGAGCACCCTCCCCGACTTCGTCACCCGGCTGGGGCAGGGGGGAGCCCTGGTGACCGCCCGCGAACTGACCCAGGACACCCCGCTCGGCGAGTCCCTCACCGACCTGGAGAACTTCGACGTTCTCGTTGCGGCGGGCGGCGACGGCACCGTGAGCGCCCTGGCCTACGCCGCCCGCTACCGCGACGTGCCGGTCCTCGCGTACCCGGCGGGGACCGCGAACCTGATCGCGCAGAACCTCGACCTCCCGAGGGATCCCGCTCAACTTGCCGCCGTCGTCGCGGGCGGCAACGCGGTGCGGGTGGACCTCGGTGAGGTGGAAGTGCAGGGTGAGAAGAGCGGCTTTGCCATGCTCGCGGGGGCGGGGGCGGACGCCGCCATGATCCGCGACTCGGAAGACCTCAAGGAGAAGTACGGCTCGATGGCCTACGTCCTGAGCGCCATGCGGCAGATCAACCCCAAGAAGACCACCTTCCACCTCGTCATCGACGGCGAGCGGCGCGACTTCGAGGGCATCGGCGTGATGGTCGCCAACTTCGGCATGGCGAACTACCGCCTGCCCATCACCAGCGACATCAGCCCCTCGGACGGGAAATTCACCGTCGTCCTGCTCAAGGCCGGGAACCTCCTGCGGCTGCTGCCCAACCTGCTTGACTCGGTGCGGGTGAAGCTCAACCTCGGCGACCCCGTCTTCAGCGGCAACCTCGAAACCCTGGAGGCGGGGGAGGTCACCGTCGAGGCGGAGGACCCCTTTCCCCTCCAGTACGACGGCGAACTGCACGTCGAGACCACCCCCTTCACCGCCCGCATCCTCCCCGGCGCCGTCCGCTTCCTCACGCCCGCCCGCAAGACAGACCTCGACACCTGAGCCTGCCCCCTTCACGGCTCGTCGTCCTCGACCTTCTGGAGGGCCTCGCGCCGGATGCCCTGGTCCATCTTGGCGTAGATGGCGCTGGTCGTGACCGAGGCGTGGCCCAGGATGTCCGACACGACGTGCAGGTCGCGGGTGGCCCGGTACAGCCGCGTCCCCGCCGTGCGCCGGAGCGTGTGGACGCCGAACATGTCGGGCGGCAGCCCGGCGGCGGCGAGGTAGCCGTTCACGATCTCCCGCAGGCCCCGGGTGCTCAGGCGGGCGCCGAAGTGGGAGGGCCGGAACGAGACGAGCAGGCCGGGCTGGTCATCTTGCACCTCCCCCCGGACCCGCAGCGCCTCCCGCGCCTGCAACCACCGGCCGAGCACCTGAGCGGCCGAACGGGTGAGCGGGACGCGCCTGGCCTTCCCCCCCTTGCCGTGCCGCACGTGGACCTCGCCCAGCCCCAGGTTCACGTCGGCGACATCGAGCCCCACGATCTCGCTCGCCCGCAGCCCCAGCGTGGCCCCCAGGGTGAGGATCACGCCGTCCCGCCGCCCGACCTCGTCGTCCCCGTGCAGTTCGCCGGGCAGGGCGAAGAGCCGCCCGAGCTGCGGGGCCCCGACGGCGCGCTTCTTCGCGTGGGCGGGGGTCGCGTCGTGGGGGGCCCTGACCTCGCGGGCCGGGTCCTGGGACAACGCCCCGGCCCACACCAGCGCCCGGAACAGCGCCCGCACCCCGTACAGGTAGGTGCGGACGCTGCCCACCTCCAGCCCGCGCCCGCGCAGCCCGATCAGGTAGCGCTCGATCACCTCGGCGTCGAGCTGGTTGAGCGCGTGCCTCGGCGCCTCGGGTGGGCCGACGAACCCCAGGAAGTCGCGCACGGCCAGCCGGTAGGTGCGGAGCGTGGACGCGCTCACCACCCCGGCCCGGCGGCTCTTGAGGCGCAGGTGGTACTCCAGCAGCTCGCCCAGCACCTCCGCATCCTGCCCGTGGGCGGCGCGCAGGGCCTCCCGCCGACGGTTCTCGGGCACACTCCAGCGCGAACGCAAGACGATCTCGGTGCTCATGCCCCAGTCTACCCTACTGCCGCTAATGATACTTAGCAGCAATTAGGGGGTGGAGGCTCTCCCGGCCAGCCTTTCGTGGGCCAGGCTGCATTTCCCGGAATGGGGCGCGCTGGCCGGGGCCCCAGCGGCCCCGGCTGAGGGGCGTTCGGGAAGGTCGACCGTTTCCCGCCGGAGCGCGGCGCGCAGGAGGACAACGTCGTGGTCTCGCCGCCGGCCGTTCCTTTCGGGCGGGGAGCGCACCTCTCCTGAACGTGGCGCGAGGTGGAGGGCAGGCGTACCCGCACCGTCGACCTACGACGTTTGTTCCCGCACACGCCTCCGCACTCCTTCTTTTTGTATTAATCCGGGCGAGCGCCCTCTGTGTCCTTCTCCAGCTGTTCGGGTGTGGACGACCTGGGGAACAGGGGGCGAGGAGTCGCGAAGTTTAAGGCTCGGTGAAGGGGATGGTTGCGTGTGCCCTCTTTCCCGGGGGGCGGACATGGAAAGATGAGCTTGAACATTCGTTCAACGAAGTTGCCGCCCGGATCGCTGTCCGGCGTGGTATCAAGGAGTTCTATGAACAGAGTGCTGTTTCCGTTGGTGACGTTGGCCCTGGTTGGGAGCGCTTCCGCCGCGAATCTGACGCTGTGGACGTCGTTCGAGGCGGCGGGGGAACTGGCCTGGATCCGGGCGCAGGCGGCCGAGTTCGAGAAGAAGACCGGGAACAAGGTGACGGTGGTGAGCGTTCCTTTTGCCCAGACGCAGGACAAGTTCATCCAGAGCGCGCCGAAGGGGCAGGGGCCGGACCTGATTGCGACCGAGCCACACGACCGCCTGGGGCGGTATGCCGCGTCGGGCGTGATCGAGCCGCTGGACCGGTACGTGACCTCCAAGACCGACTACGACAAGACGGCCCTGAACGCCTTTACCTACAAGGGCAAGCTGTTCGGCCTGCCGCTGAACGCCGAGGCGGTCGCGCTGATCTACAACAAGAAACTGGTGCCCAAGGCGCCGGCGAACTGGGCGGAACTGCTCAAGGCCGCTCAGGCGAACACCGGCAACGGCCGGTTCGGGCTGCTGTACGACATCGCCGAGCCCTACAAGAGCTACGGCTTCGTGAACGCGTACGGCGGGTACGTGTTCAAGAACAACAATGGGACGCTGAACCTCAAGGACATCGGGCTGGACAACGCGGGGACGGCGAAGGCGCTCTCGTTCCTCAACGACCTGCGCTACAAGTACAACCTGGTGCCGGAGGGCGTGAGCCAGGACGCGGCCAAGAGTGCTTTCGTGGACGGCCGCTCGGCGATGTTTTACACCGGGCCGTGGGACATGGGGGACATCAAGAAGGCGGGGATCGACTACGGGATCGCCAACTTCCCCACCCCTCCCGGGGCGTCCGGCAAGTGGAG from Deinococcus aetherius includes:
- the aspS gene encoding aspartate--tRNA ligase, producing the protein MKRTCYVGELNEGYLGQTVTLQGWVSRRRDLGGLIFIELRDRSGTVQVEVEPDSPAFAQADTVRGEYVVEVEGLFRWRPEEQRKGALADFEVVASRLRVLNTAKTPPFELEKGEGVAEELRLKYRYLDLRRPEMQRHLMLRSDAVAAVTRFLHAEGFVQVETPMLTRSTPEGARDFLVPSRLNPGEFYALPQSPQLFKQLLMIAGFDRYYQLARCFRDEDLRADRQPDFTQLDMEMSFVTQEDVLEVQERLMSTVFRDVLGVELPLPFPRLSYFEAMDRYGSDKPDLRFGLEFVDVTDLFRGGEFRAFADAGSVKVLAAPELTRRQVDELERVAKQNGAGGLAWVRREGDALTGGISRFVGGRAGELLSRTGVAHGGTLLFAAGEWKRAVTALGAVRLGLRDLLDLTAGGPAFHVSWVLDFPQLEWDEERGAWTYMHHPFTAPHPEDIPLFGTDRQGEIRAQAYDLVLNGYEVGGGSIRIHDPEVQSKMFAAIGLSPEEAQEKFGFFLDALAYGTPPHGGIAWGFDRLVMVMAGASSIREVIAFPKNNRGADLMAHAPSRVDPRQLAEVGVEVVEDEG
- the hisS gene encoding histidine--tRNA ligase, with product MALQRPKGTQDHLPEGSPKLSLDVRASAFAQVQDTARRVLERSGAEFIATPLFEEAELVRRGVGGSTDIVRKEMFTVYYFGDHGGYVLRPEGTASIVRAYLQNGLRQLPSPLKLWTHGPMFRAENVQKGRLRQFHQVDYEVLGSTDPLVDAEAIWLMWEVVRELGLTGVRVKLGSIGDPSDREAYNAYLREVFTPHAGRLSDDSRDRLDRNPMRILDSKSAGDQALTLELGVRPMLDFLGEEARAHFGAVQGYLSDWRVPFDLDPSIVRGLDYYRRTAWELHHTQVGAKSALGGGGRYDGLSAQLGGPEVPAVGWAFGIERLLLALEAEGVALPAPEGPLLFLAAMDEERVGLAARLALGARSAARVEFAYRALKPGSAFKEADRRRARYAAVIGSEEAARGVLNVKTLATGEQRAVAAADLSTFLSEQA
- a CDS encoding IPT/TIG domain-containing protein; this translates as MVRFFFASLLFAGALASCAPRQQATAGVTVTPVLIKVSEPAARGGTLTVQGRYLGGPATGRVRLGADASGRGGYVFPASAVRSWTDGEIVLTIPQDAPVGGSWLFVEVGGRQSTGLPYSVRQ
- a CDS encoding tyrosine-type recombinase/integrase; amino-acid sequence: MSTEIVLRSRWSVPENRRREALRAAHGQDAEVLGELLEYHLRLKSRRAGVVSASTLRTYRLAVRDFLGFVGPPEAPRHALNQLDAEVIERYLIGLRGRGLEVGSVRTYLYGVRALFRALVWAGALSQDPAREVRAPHDATPAHAKKRAVGAPQLGRLFALPGELHGDDEVGRRDGVILTLGATLGLRASEIVGLDVADVNLGLGEVHVRHGKGGKARRVPLTRSAAQVLGRWLQAREALRVRGEVQDDQPGLLVSFRPSHFGARLSTRGLREIVNGYLAAAGLPPDMFGVHTLRRTAGTRLYRATRDLHVVSDILGHASVTTSAIYAKMDQGIRREALQKVEDDEP
- a CDS encoding diacylglycerol/lipid kinase family protein, which codes for MTGQTTPPSAAPDSGPLAGLAGKQVLLVFNPRSGQGESTLPDFVTRLGQGGALVTARELTQDTPLGESLTDLENFDVLVAAGGDGTVSALAYAARYRDVPVLAYPAGTANLIAQNLDLPRDPAQLAAVVAGGNAVRVDLGEVEVQGEKSGFAMLAGAGADAAMIRDSEDLKEKYGSMAYVLSAMRQINPKKTTFHLVIDGERRDFEGIGVMVANFGMANYRLPITSDISPSDGKFTVVLLKAGNLLRLLPNLLDSVRVKLNLGDPVFSGNLETLEAGEVTVEAEDPFPLQYDGELHVETTPFTARILPGAVRFLTPARKTDLDT
- a CDS encoding sugar ABC transporter substrate-binding protein, whose amino-acid sequence is MNRVLFPLVTLALVGSASAANLTLWTSFEAAGELAWIRAQAAEFEKKTGNKVTVVSVPFAQTQDKFIQSAPKGQGPDLIATEPHDRLGRYAASGVIEPLDRYVTSKTDYDKTALNAFTYKGKLFGLPLNAEAVALIYNKKLVPKAPANWAELLKAAQANTGNGRFGLLYDIAEPYKSYGFVNAYGGYVFKNNNGTLNLKDIGLDNAGTAKALSFLNDLRYKYNLVPEGVSQDAAKSAFVDGRSAMFYTGPWDMGDIKKAGIDYGIANFPTPPGASGKWSPFVGVRAVLVNAYSKNKAAAVGLARQLTSPDAQLAYNKAGGAIPTSLSARARLKSDPVVTGFGRAISAGSAMPNIPEMGAVWGPWTAATAQAVQKPGQNYAGLLQKAVAEIESNINK